A window of the Artemia franciscana chromosome 21, ASM3288406v1, whole genome shotgun sequence genome harbors these coding sequences:
- the LOC136040792 gene encoding uncharacterized protein LOC136040792, whose protein sequence is MTRFARAAGSKASNKKAPQEATPWSKLKPNERPVEEEEEDSEDMDEEIDEEVSDLGSDEGVEGESEDGEGEDEEGSDEDEEESDEDEEESGGDEEESGEDEEVEMLPQPQTNKKQLQTPVKQGPTLQATPAKQGQTPKPTPVKQGQTPKSTPAKQGQTPKPTPAKQGQTPKPTPAKQGQTPKPTPAKQAQTPKSTPAKIVKTEGDKGTKTVEAKHPKTPKVTKEAVSPKPTPRPAKTPKLETNELEKTEIAEKENAPVKEENTAKVNGATEKKAQKEFKGKCLKCKEIGHRIKDCPENPNRNKCWKCGKEGHRANDCSAAGYKFATCFVCGNEGHLARECPENTKKGSKNEGTKTALGQNAFKSKKGAKKLASLLVKEEQISEPTVTKEDVASVGKGGKTQSPKRKLEQGNVGSTPAKKSKKGKVVKT, encoded by the coding sequence ATGACTCGTTTTGCTAGAGCTGCTGGATCTAaagcttcaaataaaaaagcacCCCAAGAAGCAACCCCTTGGTCAAAACTGAAGCCCAACGAGAGACcagtagaagaagaagaagaagattctGAAGATATGGATGAAGAAATAGATGAAGAAGTGAGTGATCTTGGCTCTGATGAAGGAGTAGAAGGTGAAAGTGAAGATGGGGAAGGTGAAGATGAAGAAGGAAGTGATGAAGATGAGGAAGAAAGTGACGAGGATGAAGAAGAAAGTGGAGGCGACGAAGAAGAAAGTGGCGAAGATGAAGAAGTGGAAATGTTGCCTCAACCCCAGACAAATAAGAAACAGTTACAGACTCCTGTAAAGCAAGGGCCAACCCTCCAAGCTACACCTGCCAAACAAGGTCAAACTCCAAAACCTACACCTGTAAAGCAAGGCCAAACCCCAAAATCCACACCTGCAAAACAAGGCCAAACTCCTAAACCCACGCCTGCAAAACAAGGTCAAACTCCTAAACCGACGCCTGCAAAACAAGGCCAAACCCCAAAACCCACACCAGCGAAGCAAGCCCAAACACCTAAGTCGACGCCAGCAAAAATTGTTAAGACGGAAGGAGACAAAGGAACAAAAACTGTCGAGGCTAAACATCCTAAAACGCCTAAAGTTACCAAGGAGGCTGTATCTCCAAAACCCACCCCTCGTCCAGCAAAAACTCCAAAACTCGAAACCAATGAACTAGAGAAAACGGAAAttgcagaaaaagaaaatgcaccagttaaagaagaaaatacagcTAAAGTTAATGGCGCAACTGAAAAAAAGGCCCAAAAAGAATTTAAGGGCAAATGTCTTAAATGTAAAGAAATTGGACACAGAATTAAGGACTGTCCTGAAAATCCAAATAGAAACAAATGCTGGAAATGTGGAAAAGAAGGTCATAGAGCAAATGACTGCTCCGCTGCAGGTTATAAGTTTGCCACCTGTTTTGTGTGTGGTAACGAAGGACATCTTGCTAGAGAGTGtccagaaaatactaaaaaagggaGTAAAAACGAGGGAACGAAAACTGCGCTGGGTCAAAATGCTTTTAAGTCTAAAAAAGGCGCCAAGAAATTAGCCTCTCTGTTGGTCAAGGAGGAACAGATCTCAGAACCAACAGTCACTAAAGAAGATGTCGCTTCTGTAGGAAAGGGTGGAAAAACACAAAGCCCCAAGAGAAAGCTGGAACAAGGAAATGTTGGATCCACGCCAGCCAAGAaatcaaaaaagggaaaagttgTTAAGACATAA